The Fibrobacter succinogenes genome has a segment encoding these proteins:
- a CDS encoding AAA family ATPase: MNLSIDFTNCFGIRKLKTNFNFSNDNKYFVVYASNGTMKSSFAKTFLYYADGKEPIDRIFEDRKGSCEIKLDDTLLDPKAIFVVNPDDEIDTKEKISSFIASKELKKKYDSIYSFLDAEKKIFIANLKSKSQSTDCESEIVETFKEIDSDDLFSCLKRIQPDLCNEYRLYSFRYNDVFDKKGHVKKFIEKNGSLIQEYMDRYVELLEKSDFFHKGQENQQSFGMFQADTISKSVSDGAFFQAEHKMILKGDLSVGSHDELKKIIDNEWKKINDDDKLKKAFDKIEKEIDKNAELRAFENVIEQDRSIIPSIQNYDEFKKQVWYGYLKTLQNDVENLVKKYDEKLVELQKIIEDAKKENDRWNTIVKIYNSRFHVPFEVILENQEDVILKEKVATLNFKYKDNREQKICDKDKITNVLSKGEKRAFFMLQFLFEIEARKAERKQTILVCDDIADSFDYKNKYAIIEYLKDLKDDDTNLFYAIILTHNFDFYRTIASRLGISRSNLWTATKCDSEIKINQKGKYIKDAFAMTFGGSVDDSRIFISLIPFVRNIIEYTKGQDSSEYKQLTSCLHLKKGSDLILVSDIFDIMQKAIFKLQTHSISYGAKKVHELIYEVAEIISVDHNIDETALENKFTLSIAIRLLAEKYMIAKLGEKADLDNITKDQTRDLYDKYRKNFTDDSIICLDKVNLMTPENIHVNAFMFEPLIDMSVYHLIDLYKNVKTLV, translated from the coding sequence ATGAATTTAAGTATTGATTTTACCAATTGCTTTGGCATAAGAAAATTAAAAACCAACTTTAATTTTTCAAATGATAATAAATACTTTGTTGTGTATGCATCTAATGGAACGATGAAATCATCTTTTGCAAAAACTTTTCTTTATTACGCGGACGGAAAAGAGCCTATTGACCGTATTTTTGAAGATAGAAAGGGTTCATGTGAAATTAAATTAGATGATACTTTATTAGATCCAAAAGCAATTTTTGTTGTTAATCCAGATGATGAAATTGATACTAAAGAAAAAATTTCTTCATTTATTGCGAGTAAGGAATTAAAGAAAAAATATGATAGCATTTATAGTTTTTTGGATGCAGAAAAGAAAATTTTTATTGCTAATTTAAAATCGAAGTCTCAAAGTACTGATTGTGAGTCAGAAATAGTTGAAACATTTAAAGAAATTGATTCGGATGATTTATTTTCTTGCTTGAAAAGAATTCAACCTGATTTATGTAATGAATATAGGTTATATAGTTTTAGATATAATGATGTATTTGATAAAAAGGGACACGTAAAAAAATTTATAGAAAAAAATGGCTCCTTAATTCAAGAATACATGGATCGCTATGTAGAATTGTTAGAAAAATCAGATTTTTTTCATAAAGGCCAAGAAAATCAACAATCATTTGGAATGTTCCAAGCTGATACTATAAGTAAATCGGTATCCGATGGTGCTTTTTTTCAGGCTGAGCATAAAATGATTTTGAAGGGAGATTTGTCGGTAGGATCTCATGATGAGTTGAAAAAAATTATAGATAATGAATGGAAAAAAATAAATGATGATGATAAGTTAAAAAAGGCATTTGATAAAATTGAAAAAGAAATAGATAAAAATGCTGAATTAAGAGCATTTGAAAATGTTATAGAACAAGATCGTAGTATTATTCCTTCTATTCAAAATTATGATGAATTTAAAAAACAGGTATGGTATGGGTATTTAAAAACTTTGCAAAATGATGTTGAAAATCTTGTAAAGAAATATGATGAAAAACTAGTTGAATTGCAGAAGATTATAGAAGATGCAAAAAAAGAAAATGACCGTTGGAATACAATTGTAAAAATTTACAATTCAAGATTTCATGTTCCATTTGAAGTGATATTGGAAAATCAGGAAGATGTCATCTTAAAGGAAAAAGTTGCAACTCTTAATTTTAAATATAAAGATAATAGAGAACAGAAAATTTGCGATAAAGATAAAATAACGAATGTATTAAGTAAAGGTGAAAAAAGAGCTTTCTTTATGCTTCAGTTTCTTTTTGAAATTGAGGCTAGAAAAGCGGAACGAAAGCAAACTATTTTAGTTTGCGATGATATTGCTGATTCATTCGATTATAAAAATAAGTATGCAATTATTGAATATTTAAAGGATTTAAAAGATGATGATACAAATCTTTTTTATGCCATTATTTTAACACATAATTTTGATTTTTACAGAACTATAGCTAGTCGTCTTGGAATATCAAGAAGCAACCTTTGGACTGCAACAAAATGTGATTCTGAAATTAAAATAAACCAAAAGGGTAAATACATAAAGGATGCTTTTGCAATGACTTTTGGTGGATCTGTGGATGATTCACGAATTTTTATTTCTTTAATTCCCTTTGTAAGGAATATTATTGAGTATACTAAAGGTCAGGATTCTTCAGAATATAAACAGTTGACTTCGTGCTTACATTTGAAGAAAGGAAGTGACTTAATACTTGTTTCTGATATTTTTGATATTATGCAAAAGGCAATATTTAAGTTACAGACGCATTCTATTAGCTATGGAGCAAAAAAGGTACATGAATTAATTTATGAGGTAGCAGAGATTATTTCTGTAGATCATAATATTGATGAAACTGCACTTGAAAATAAATTTACATTATCAATTGCTATTCGACTTTTAGCTGAAAAATATATGATTGCTAAATTAGGAGAAAAGGCTGATCTTGATAATATAACAAAAGATCAAACGAGAGATTTATATGATAAATATCGGAAAAATTTTACTGATGATTCGATAATTTGTTTAGATAAAGTTAATTTAATGACCCCTGAAAATATTCATGTTAATGCATTTATGTTTGAGCCTCTTATTGACATGTCTGTGTATCATCTGATAGATTTGTACAAAAATGTTAAAACATTAGTATAG
- a CDS encoding ParA family protein: protein MSKIIAICNQKGGVGKTTTAVNLAASFAALEKKTLLLDMDPQGNASQGLGFMESQEMDIHEILDMAGNPDNLTIENIKPAILDTPLDFLKIITSGPDLAVMEIELVNAMSRERRLERVMNILKQEFDFIIIDAPPSLNLLTINTLTAATSVLIPVQCEYYALQGMTELFKTIREVQKNLNSNLKIEGALLTMYDSRLSLSKQVAEEVRENLSDTVFQTMIPRNVKLSEAPSHGKPVILYDVQSTGSQSYMKLAEEILNKEK from the coding sequence ATGAGTAAAATTATCGCCATATGCAACCAGAAAGGTGGAGTCGGCAAGACTACAACGGCCGTGAACTTGGCCGCCAGTTTTGCAGCCCTTGAAAAGAAGACTCTTCTCTTAGACATGGACCCGCAGGGTAATGCCTCGCAGGGTTTAGGTTTCATGGAATCCCAGGAAATGGATATCCACGAAATCTTGGACATGGCTGGCAATCCGGATAATCTCACAATTGAAAATATTAAGCCTGCCATTTTGGACACGCCGCTTGATTTTTTGAAGATTATTACTTCTGGACCTGACCTCGCTGTCATGGAAATCGAACTTGTCAACGCCATGAGCCGCGAACGCAGACTCGAACGCGTGATGAATATTCTCAAGCAGGAGTTCGATTTCATCATTATCGACGCTCCTCCGAGCTTAAACTTATTAACAATTAATACACTAACAGCAGCGACTAGCGTTCTCATTCCGGTGCAGTGTGAATATTATGCATTGCAGGGTATGACTGAACTTTTCAAGACGATTCGCGAAGTTCAGAAGAACCTGAATTCTAACTTGAAAATCGAAGGCGCTCTCCTCACGATGTACGATTCTCGCTTGAGCCTCTCGAAGCAGGTTGCCGAAGAAGTTCGCGAAAACTTGAGCGATACCGTTTTCCAGACGATGATTCCGCGCAACGTCAAGTTGAGTGAAGCTCCGTCTCACGGCAAGCCGGTCATCCTTTACGATGTTCAGAGCACGGGTTCGCAATCCTACATGAAACTCGCCGAAGAAATATTGAATAAGGAAAAGTGA
- a CDS encoding O-acetyl-ADP-ribose deacetylase, which produces MIDIEIIQGDITKLKVDAIVNAANCSLLGGGGVDGAIHRAAGPELLQACIPLNGCKTGQAKITPGFKLPAKFVIHTPGPIYRDGKHGEPELLESCYKSCLDLAEENGCETVAFPAISTGVYGYPWKEATEIAVKTVREFSARNVKKVVFCCFSAEMEKIYREVSQIQLFSL; this is translated from the coding sequence ATGATCGATATTGAAATTATCCAGGGTGATATTACCAAGCTGAAAGTCGATGCTATTGTGAATGCGGCGAACTGTTCGCTGTTGGGAGGTGGCGGTGTCGATGGGGCTATTCACAGGGCAGCGGGTCCGGAACTTTTGCAGGCGTGCATTCCCCTGAATGGTTGCAAGACGGGTCAGGCAAAAATCACTCCGGGCTTTAAGCTTCCGGCGAAGTTTGTAATCCATACCCCGGGTCCAATTTATCGCGATGGCAAACATGGTGAACCCGAACTTTTGGAATCGTGCTATAAAAGCTGTCTTGATCTTGCCGAAGAAAATGGTTGCGAGACTGTCGCCTTCCCCGCTATTTCTACTGGCGTTTACGGCTATCCCTGGAAAGAAGCAACTGAAATTGCCGTGAAAACTGTTCGTGAGTTCTCTGCGCGGAATGTCAAGAAAGTTGTCTTCTGCTGTTTCAGTGCAGAGATGGAAAAAATCTATCGAGAAGTTTCGCAAATTCAATTATTCTCTCTTTAA
- a CDS encoding 16S rRNA (guanine(527)-N(7))-methyltransferase RsmG — MSYKTNKAQQDLLNQFLSGHGAQLSDETLDKLYQFADLVVDTKEYGNLISAKDSEKFLSRHIADSLVPFVFLGKEISAQGGKFRWVDMGAGAGCPVFPLAIAMPNVQFYAVEPRHMRVNFMQMVKEKLHLDNLTVVGKRFETSGLSNLDFISCRALSTFENDWERAKAGLKASGTFVTLKSYNNIVHLENDPKVHIQKYELPEEEQVYALVTRGNNE; from the coding sequence TTGAGTTATAAAACTAACAAAGCGCAGCAAGATCTTTTGAACCAGTTCCTCTCGGGACATGGTGCACAGCTGTCCGATGAAACTCTCGACAAGCTTTACCAGTTTGCAGACTTGGTGGTGGACACCAAGGAATATGGTAACTTGATTTCGGCAAAGGATTCTGAAAAGTTTTTAAGCAGGCACATTGCCGACTCGCTCGTTCCCTTTGTGTTTTTAGGAAAGGAAATTTCCGCTCAAGGTGGCAAATTCCGTTGGGTAGATATGGGTGCTGGTGCAGGTTGCCCAGTTTTCCCGCTTGCGATTGCCATGCCGAACGTACAGTTCTATGCTGTCGAACCGCGTCATATGCGCGTGAACTTTATGCAGATGGTCAAGGAAAAACTCCACTTGGATAACTTGACTGTCGTCGGCAAGCGCTTTGAAACTTCCGGTCTTTCCAATCTTGATTTTATCAGTTGCCGTGCCCTTTCGACTTTCGAAAACGATTGGGAACGCGCCAAGGCCGGACTCAAGGCAAGTGGCACATTCGTCACCCTTAAGAGTTACAATAACATTGTCCATTTGGAAAACGATCCAAAAGTTCATATTCAAAAATACGAACTTCCAGAAGAAGAACAGGTGTACGCTTTAGTCACCCGAGGTAATAATGAGTAA
- a CDS encoding VOC family protein yields the protein MRAFFRFLTSAVFHVKQLQTEEATGNSFTDISEVQQVGSEGANTIASVATGRLRTGMTEHEHVGHKVSKQLQTEEAAGNSFTDISEVQQVGSEGANTIAKPDTQHLGFTHLSFSVGSKEKVDRLTKEMLGDGIVIVGQPRTTGDGYYESVVLDPEGNRIEITV from the coding sequence ATGCGAGCATTTTTTCGCTTTCTGACCTCGGCCGTGTTTCACGTGAAACAATTGCAAACCGAGGAAGCGACGGGAAACTCGTTTACCGACATTTCCGAGGTGCAGCAAGTTGGCTCCGAAGGAGCAAACACGATAGCGAGTGTCGCGACAGGACGTTTGCGTACTGGCATGACCGAGCATGAGCATGTAGGACACAAAGTGTCCAAACAATTGCAAACCGAGGAAGCGGCGGGAAACTCGTTTACCGACATTTCCGAGGTGCAGCAAGTTGGCTCCGAAGGAGCAAACACGATAGCGAAGCCAGACACCCAACATCTCGGGTTTACCCATCTTTCCTTTTCCGTTGGTTCAAAAGAAAAGGTGGACCGCCTGACCAAAGAAATGTTGGGCGATGGAATCGTCATTGTAGGACAACCCCGAACTACCGGCGATGGGTATTATGAAAGTGTAGTCCTCGACCCCGAAGGAAACAGAATCGAGATTACTGTATGA
- a CDS encoding pyridoxamine 5'-phosphate oxidase family protein gives MEEVKNFIKECGAYFLATVDGDEPKVRPFGTIEIFEGKLYIQTGKSKNVSKQIQKNGKVQLCAMDKTCSKWLRLSGTLVRDDRREPKVHMLEAYPELKRMYSPDDENTEVLYFKDASATFCSFTEPPRTVTF, from the coding sequence ATGGAAGAAGTCAAAAACTTTATCAAGGAATGCGGCGCCTATTTCCTCGCAACGGTCGATGGCGATGAACCGAAGGTGCGCCCGTTCGGCACTATCGAAATTTTCGAGGGCAAGCTCTACATCCAGACGGGCAAGTCCAAGAATGTTTCGAAGCAGATCCAGAAAAACGGCAAGGTGCAGCTTTGCGCTATGGACAAAACCTGCTCCAAGTGGCTCCGTCTGTCGGGAACTCTCGTCCGCGATGACCGCCGTGAACCCAAGGTCCACATGCTCGAAGCCTACCCCGAACTAAAACGCATGTATTCTCCGGACGATGAAAACACCGAAGTTCTCTATTTCAAGGATGCGTCTGCCACATTTTGCAGCTTCACTGAACCGCCGCGCACTGTGACATTCTAG
- a CDS encoding metallophosphoesterase, whose amino-acid sequence MKNKVLKIGQISDAHIGRDSNPVQEIDVRENFLTAYNSDSMRNLDLLVLSGDLADDAALGAYSFIADILKDCKVPVCIIPGNHDNLEVMEKFFDLKGKVHNGKCYYRYDIDGRSIFFLDSANGTVSSEQLSWLEEETAKVDGEVLLFLHHPPCHCDHKFMDLRYSLQNMDEVQATLAKIKNLKHIFVGHYHSEMTVQLGDKTVYVTPSTQMQIDPNISVFCLSSAAPRWRVIEWGENFLETKVYF is encoded by the coding sequence ATGAAAAATAAAGTATTAAAAATAGGTCAGATATCGGACGCCCATATTGGGAGAGATTCTAACCCTGTGCAGGAGATCGATGTTCGGGAGAACTTTCTTACTGCATATAATTCCGATTCCATGAGGAATCTGGATCTTTTGGTACTTTCTGGGGATTTGGCAGACGATGCCGCTCTCGGTGCTTATTCCTTTATTGCCGATATTTTAAAAGATTGCAAAGTTCCGGTATGCATTATTCCGGGAAACCATGACAATTTAGAAGTCATGGAAAAGTTTTTTGATTTGAAGGGTAAAGTTCATAACGGCAAGTGCTATTACCGTTATGATATTGACGGCCGTTCCATTTTCTTTTTAGACAGTGCGAACGGTACGGTTTCTAGCGAACAGCTTTCGTGGCTCGAAGAAGAAACCGCAAAGGTCGATGGTGAAGTTCTGTTGTTCCTCCATCATCCGCCATGTCATTGTGACCACAAGTTCATGGACTTGAGATATTCACTCCAGAATATGGACGAGGTCCAGGCGACGCTTGCGAAGATCAAGAATCTCAAGCATATTTTCGTGGGCCATTATCACAGTGAGATGACGGTGCAGTTGGGAGACAAGACGGTTTATGTAACGCCTTCGACGCAGATGCAGATCGATCCAAACATTTCTGTATTTTGTTTGAGCTCGGCGGCACCGCGTTGGCGCGTGATTGAATGGGGTGAAAATTTTTTGGAAACAAAAGTCTATTTTTAA
- a CDS encoding glycosyltransferase gives MKVLVIGSVYPRFQEDAEVPWLRTSIAHLKKAGVEIQVLAPAYKGLKSHDIDGTHVNRFRYAPANWEILTHEEGAPSKMASKPWLQLLAIPYIINGFFQCLRICRKWKPDVIHAHWPFPHGYIALGAAKLFKIPLVLNFHGAELLLIRKKKWVKPLLKFIIGQSQAIFANSSFTASKIKALRNVNVEWSPYGTTLEVDSRKSEVGSTPHPVNGKFKILFVGRHIERKGITYLIEAAKYLPADQFEIRIVGVGDLTEQLHVIANEVKQSNPDSAEIIFTGKLSPEDLANEYRTANVFTLPAIVDSKGDTEGLGVVLIEAMELGLPIVASNVGGIPDVVIDGESGILVPEKNPVALADAFKRLAADPSLTEHLLAGARKRISECFTWDGIIKRQVEVYKRVVDSRK, from the coding sequence ATGAAAGTTCTCGTCATAGGCTCCGTCTACCCCAGATTCCAAGAAGACGCCGAAGTCCCATGGTTGCGCACCTCTATCGCACACCTGAAAAAAGCGGGCGTCGAAATTCAAGTACTCGCCCCCGCCTATAAAGGACTCAAGAGCCACGACATCGATGGCACTCACGTCAACCGTTTCCGTTACGCACCCGCCAACTGGGAAATCCTCACGCACGAAGAAGGCGCCCCGAGCAAGATGGCCTCCAAGCCGTGGCTGCAACTGCTTGCCATCCCCTATATCATCAACGGATTTTTCCAGTGCCTGCGCATCTGCCGCAAATGGAAGCCCGATGTCATCCACGCGCATTGGCCATTCCCGCACGGCTACATCGCTCTCGGCGCCGCAAAACTTTTTAAAATCCCGCTTGTGCTGAACTTTCACGGCGCAGAACTCTTGCTCATCCGCAAAAAGAAGTGGGTCAAACCACTGTTAAAATTTATCATTGGACAATCGCAAGCAATCTTCGCGAATTCCAGCTTTACCGCCTCTAAAATCAAGGCACTCCGCAACGTGAACGTCGAATGGAGCCCGTACGGAACAACTTTAGAAGTAGACAGTAGGAAGTCGGAAGTCGGAAGTACTCCGCATCCGGTGAACGGCAAGTTCAAGATTCTCTTTGTCGGGCGTCACATCGAACGCAAAGGCATCACATACCTTATCGAAGCCGCAAAGTACCTGCCAGCGGACCAGTTCGAAATCCGCATCGTCGGTGTCGGCGATTTGACCGAGCAACTTCACGTCATTGCGAACGAAGTGAAGCAATCCAACCCGGATTCTGCCGAAATCATATTTACAGGCAAGCTTTCACCTGAAGACCTCGCGAACGAATACCGCACGGCAAACGTCTTCACGCTCCCAGCTATTGTCGACAGCAAAGGCGACACCGAAGGACTCGGAGTCGTCCTTATCGAAGCCATGGAGCTCGGCCTTCCGATTGTCGCAAGCAATGTCGGCGGAATCCCGGACGTCGTTATCGATGGCGAATCGGGAATCCTCGTTCCCGAAAAAAATCCTGTCGCGCTTGCCGACGCCTTCAAGCGACTCGCAGCCGATCCATCGTTAACAGAGCATCTCCTCGCCGGCGCCCGCAAGCGCATCAGCGAATGCTTCACCTGGGACGGCATCATCAAACGCCAAGTGGAAGTTTATAAGCGAGTAGTAGACAGTAGGAAGTAA
- a CDS encoding M23 family metallopeptidase, with protein sequence MSRKYYTIQIIPENPYGTKKYRISSKQFILFNVGLVIVAIILILFIVHIAKINKTLANYEKMRVHNAQLVKQNANYEELFSRLDSLWIMENRIQNIFETFLENDSNKINSIIERNRFAHVPSQKNHIDFEGIHNWLTTDEKIRMERIPNVIPAVGIISKKFSYENKHLGIDISARKGNPVFASGSGKVTFAGHSGDLGNTVVIDHQNGYKSSYSHLKTIKTKRGSNVTKGDVIGYIGETGNTSGPHLHYAVTKNNVPQDPETIFTY encoded by the coding sequence GTGAGTCGTAAGTATTACACAATCCAGATCATTCCGGAAAATCCGTACGGCACAAAGAAGTACCGCATTTCGAGCAAGCAGTTTATCTTGTTCAATGTCGGGCTTGTCATTGTCGCCATTATCCTCATTTTATTCATCGTTCACATCGCCAAAATCAACAAGACGCTTGCGAACTATGAAAAAATGCGCGTGCACAATGCGCAGCTCGTGAAGCAGAACGCCAACTACGAAGAGCTCTTTTCACGACTCGATTCCTTGTGGATCATGGAAAACCGTATCCAGAATATTTTCGAAACTTTCCTGGAAAACGACTCCAACAAAATCAACAGCATTATCGAGCGCAACCGATTTGCGCATGTGCCTTCCCAGAAGAACCACATCGATTTCGAAGGTATCCACAACTGGTTGACCACTGACGAAAAAATCAGAATGGAACGTATCCCGAACGTGATTCCGGCCGTGGGCATCATCAGCAAAAAGTTCTCTTACGAAAACAAGCATTTGGGAATTGACATTTCCGCTCGCAAAGGAAACCCGGTTTTTGCATCGGGCAGTGGAAAAGTCACTTTTGCAGGTCATAGCGGCGACCTCGGAAATACAGTTGTCATTGACCACCAGAACGGTTACAAGTCCTCCTATTCACATCTGAAAACGATAAAAACAAAAAGAGGATCTAACGTAACAAAGGGCGATGTCATCGGTTACATTGGAGAAACCGGCAACACGAGCGGCCCGCATTTGCATTACGCTGTTACTAAAAACAACGTTCCACAAGATCCAGAAACGATATTTACTTATTAG
- a CDS encoding polymer-forming cytoskeletal protein, translating to MSKNEQEFTQIGRSVQVDGDITGKTDLRIAGKVYGNISIDGELILEKYAIVEGDVKCGAAILAGSIKGDVDCKTKLILQDNSKIVGNVKAEQLIINEGAIFQGNCDMNEALAAKKEK from the coding sequence ATGTCAAAGAACGAACAGGAATTTACCCAAATTGGAAGAAGTGTCCAGGTCGATGGAGACATTACCGGAAAGACGGATTTACGAATTGCCGGTAAGGTTTACGGAAATATTTCTATCGATGGAGAATTGATTCTTGAAAAGTATGCCATTGTAGAAGGCGACGTCAAGTGTGGCGCTGCCATTCTTGCTGGTTCCATCAAAGGCGATGTGGATTGCAAGACAAAGCTTATTCTTCAGGATAACTCCAAAATTGTCGGAAATGTAAAGGCAGAACAGCTTATCATTAACGAAGGTGCCATTTTCCAAGGTAACTGCGACATGAATGAAGCGCTCGCAGCAAAAAAGGAAAAGTAA
- a CDS encoding ParB/RepB/Spo0J family partition protein, producing the protein MGKQALGRGLSAIFKAHDVLGNSVDNAINNSAAPENANPDNQKIVEINIDLIDPNPFQPRKFFDDDELVELAETIEKHGLIQPIAVRKVGDRYQIISGERRTRASKLANCRTIKAQVYENLDDKTMSEWALIENIQRVDLNPIEVAQSYQQLIDNHNYTHEDLAKTVGKSRSAITNALRLLKLPNQVQAWIQEGKLAGGAARALCSEKIADPEALAKRVIEEGLNVRQIEAISRGEDPFAQTRDESGETREGKSENSAAAPEEELPPEVHGSEDFESDVPAKPKVELSADMKQFESRLETFFGTKVALNPNAKDQTKGTIVINYYSMDDLTRIQEIMENR; encoded by the coding sequence ATGGGTAAACAAGCACTTGGTCGCGGTCTTTCTGCAATTTTCAAAGCACACGATGTTCTCGGCAATTCTGTCGATAACGCTATCAACAATTCCGCAGCTCCTGAAAACGCAAATCCGGATAATCAGAAAATCGTCGAAATCAACATCGACTTGATTGACCCGAACCCGTTCCAGCCGCGTAAGTTCTTCGACGATGACGAACTTGTTGAACTCGCCGAAACCATCGAAAAGCATGGTCTTATCCAGCCGATCGCAGTCCGCAAGGTAGGCGACCGTTACCAGATCATCAGCGGTGAACGCCGTACCCGCGCATCCAAACTCGCAAACTGCAGAACCATCAAGGCTCAGGTTTACGAAAACCTCGACGACAAGACCATGAGCGAATGGGCCTTGATCGAAAATATCCAGCGCGTGGACTTGAACCCGATCGAAGTCGCTCAATCTTATCAACAATTAATTGACAATCACAATTACACACATGAAGACCTTGCAAAGACGGTAGGCAAGTCTCGTTCTGCCATCACGAACGCACTTCGTCTTTTGAAGCTCCCGAACCAGGTCCAGGCATGGATCCAGGAAGGCAAACTTGCAGGTGGTGCCGCCCGTGCTCTTTGCAGTGAAAAAATTGCAGACCCGGAAGCACTCGCCAAACGTGTTATCGAAGAAGGTTTGAACGTTCGCCAGATCGAAGCCATCAGCCGTGGTGAAGATCCGTTTGCACAGACGAGAGACGAGAGTGGAGAGACGAGAGAAGGCAAATCTGAAAATAGTGCAGCCGCTCCTGAAGAAGAGCTCCCGCCGGAAGTTCATGGTTCTGAAGATTTCGAATCTGATGTTCCTGCAAAACCGAAGGTTGAACTCAGCGCCGATATGAAGCAGTTCGAATCACGCCTCGAAACTTTCTTCGGAACGAAGGTCGCCTTGAACCCGAATGCCAAGGACCAGACCAAGGGCACAATTGTTATCAACTATTATTCTATGGATGACCTGACCCGAATCCAGGAAATCATGGAAAACCGCTAA